A genomic region of Raphanus sativus cultivar WK10039 chromosome 6, ASM80110v3, whole genome shotgun sequence contains the following coding sequences:
- the LOC108812732 gene encoding UBP1-associated proteins 1C, producing the protein MVWFQCEDCGASLKKPKLPTHFRTCRASRLSCIDCGETFGQDSVQGHNQCITEAEKYGPKGQSKASNGTPAKPKDNSKQQPDFDINVGLSNRYPWFCSLCNTKATSQQTLLAHADGKKHRGKARSFHAKQQGSETPVEVDATENASNGVTEEKKEDLPVSSGAVNGDSQVDKKRKLETLGENNGEVVQTEGSEVKKAKKQEGREKKINWKKLITSALKSKEDKTLKMKKLKKLVLESLVGSGITLDKSDLSEEVEQKVNSSSRFTVDGKYVKLVAKD; encoded by the exons atggttTGGTTTCAATGCGAGGACTGTGGAGCGAGTCTGAAGAAGCCAAAGCTCCCGACTCACTTCAGGACATGCCGTGCCTCAAGG TTATCGTGCATCGACTGTGGAGAAACGTTTGGACAAGACAGTGTACAAGGACATAACCAGTGCATTACCGAAGCT GAGAAGTATGGTCCAAAAGGGCAGTCAAAGGCATCCAATGGCACACCTGCAAAGCCCAAAGACAACTCTAAGCAGCAGCCAGACTTTGATATAAACGTTGGCTTGTCAAATCGGTATCCATGGTTTTGTAG CTTATGTAACACAAAGGCTACTAGCCAGCAGACTTTACTTGCCCATGCTGATGGGAAGAAACACCGAGGAAAAGCAAGAAGCTTCCATGCTAAACAACAAGGATCGGAAACCCCTGTGGAAGTGGATGCAACAGAGAATGCTTCTAATGGTGTTAcggaagagaagaaagaagatttACCTGTCTCCTCGGGTGCTGTGAATGGAGACTCTCAAGTTGATAAGAAGAGAAAGCTGGAGACTTTGGGTGAAAACAACGGAGAAGTTGTTCAAACCGAAGGAAGTGAAGTGAAGAAAGCAAAGAAGCAGGAGGGCCGTGAGAAGAAAATCAATTGGAAGAAGTTGATCACTTCGGCTTTGAAATCT AAGGAAGATAAAACTTTGAAGATGAAGAAATTGAAGAAGCTCGTTCTGGAATCTCTTGTGGGTTCAGGCATAACTCTAGACAAATCCGACCTCAGTGAGGAGGTAGAGCAAAAG GTGAACTCGAGCTCCAGATTCACTGTTGATGGCAAGTACGTGAAACTTGTGGCTAAAGATTGA